DNA sequence from the Leuconostoc lactis genome:
TTGTTGGGCCACCGCCAATTCAGCTGTGTAACCGTCATCGGTCAATAATAACGAAACACCGGCATCCGCCAACTGGTAGTTAATTTCAGCAACAGACAAGCGCCGATTAATAAAAACAATGGTTTTGCCCAATTGTTGCAGGCCCATAATAACCAAATAACCTTGTAGACTATTGGTCATGATCACGGCCACGCGTGAATTTTCATCCCCCAATGCGGCGATCTGACCCGCGATTTGTTGTGCCGTTTGGGCCACTTCTTGAAATGTTAAGTGTTGTTGTCCAGCTGAAACGGCCACGCGGTTTGGGGTTAACCGGGCGCGTTTCACCAACCAATTTTCCATGTTTTAAACCTCTTTAATCACTCTCTATCATACCACGCAGGCTTAAAATAACCTTGCATTTTTTAATTTACAGTTGTAGACTAATAGTATGATCAAACAAACACAAACAATGACAACAAGTGAATGGGAAATTATGCGCGTGATTTGGACGTTAGGAGAAGCGACCAGCCGCCAAATTATTCGCGTGATGGCACAGAAAACGGATTGGTCGCCTTCGACGATCAAAACGCTGATTTCGCGCTTACAAGCCAAAGGCTATTTAACCGACAATGGCGCCAGCCGCGACCGCTTGTATCTGCCAACGGTTGCGGAACACGAGGCCATGACGGCAACTTTGCAGCGGACTATCCAGGCCATGTGCGCTATGTGCGTTGGTCACGCCTTGGCCGATGTGTTGGCCACCACGCCTTTGTCGCAAGATGATATCACGCGATTGCAAGCCGTCTTACAGGATAAATACGCCCAAGCACCTGACCACATTGCTTGTGATTGCTTACCACATCAAGAAGAGGAGAAGACACCCCATGAGAGATGAACATGAACATCAACACGACCATGAACATCACCAACATCAAGACCATACAGCGATGTCTGGTCACAATATGCATCACGAACACCATGAAATGGCTATGACCCATGACCATGACACATCACACACGATGAGCCATGACCATGCAGCCATGGCTCATCATCATATGCACATGTCAGATGATCCCGGCATGGCACATATGGATATGACTGACATGGCCCGTCGCTTTTGGTGGTCTTTGGCGTTGATGGTGCCAATTATTATCATTACACCACTGATGGGCATGACTTTTCCCTTCACCTTGCAATTCCCAGGTGATACTTGGGTCACGGCTATTTTGGCCACGATCTTATATATTGTCGGCACAAAGCCCTTTTTTGTTGGGGCTAAAGCCGAGTTAAAAGCTAAAAGACCCGCAATGATGAGCTTAGTGAGTCTCAGTTTGCTCGTGACATTTTGGTACTCTATTTACGCCCTAGTAGTCAACACTTTCTGGCCAAAGGCCCATGTGATGGACTTTTTCTGGGAATTTGCGACCCTGACCGTCATTATGCTGTTGGGTCATCGTATTGAAATGGCGGCCACGATGGAAGCTGGTGATGCCACTGCCAAGTTGCGCGCCCTATTGCCCAACACCGCACACGTCAAGCACGGTGATCACTTTATGGACATGCCGGTTTCAGCATTGAAGCCAGACATGGTTGTGCAAGTTTTAGCCGGTGAAGCTTTCCCTGCCGATGGCGTTATCCTATCAGGTGAAAGTCAAGTCGATGAATCCTTAATGACTGGTGAAAGCCGTTTAATTGATAAAAAGCCCGGTGTCTCAGTTGTGGGTGGAACGATCAATGGTAATGGGACCCTATTAGTTAAAGTGACCCATGTTGGCGCTCAATCATTCATTGGTAAGCTCCAATCAACATTAGCCGCCTCACAAAGTGCCAAGTCTCGGGTTGAAACGATTGCCGATCAAGTGGCGAGTTACCTCTTTTGGGTCGCCCTCTTAATTGCTGGTTTAAGCTTAATGATTTGGACACCATTGCATGGTTTGGGCTTTGCCATTAATATTGCCGTGACTGTATTAGTCATCGCCTGCCCACATGCGCTGGGATTAGCGGTACCACTGGTCATTCAACGGACCAAAGCTATCGCCGCCACGCAAGGGATTTTAATTAAGAACCATAAAGCACTGAGTTCAGCTAACCACTTGACTTATGTCTTGATGGATAAAACGGGTACGTTAACCACCGGTCAATTCAAAGTCATGCAAGTTGTGACCGATAACTTTGATCAAAAAGAAGCCTTGGCCATCATGGCAGCGCTTGATGCCCAATCAACGCACCCACTAGCCCAAGGAATTGTCAGCTATGCCAAGCAACAACAAGCACCGGTATTATCAGCCACTGATGTTGAAAACATGGCGGGATATGGCATTGCTGGGATGGTGAATGACAAGCATTACCTACTCGTTTCCGAACGGTATTTGAAGGATCATCATATCCATTACACACCATTGGTTGCCGATGGCACGATTTCTTATTTGCTCCAACATGATCATGTGGTTGCGGCTGTCGCCCAAGGTGATGAAATCAAGGCGACTGCGCCAACATTTATCAACTATCTTAAAGCACAACATCTTATCCCAATTCTGGTGACCGGTGACAATGCCCAAGTGGCCCAAGCTGTTGCGGATCAACTGGGTATTACCGAAATCCACGCCCAAGTATCACCACAAGAAAAAATTGCCCTTGTCAAAGATTATCAAAAACAAGGTCATGTCATGATGATTGGTGATGGGATTAACGACGCGCCGGCATTAGCCCAAGCGGATCTGTCAGTTGCCATTGGGGCTGGGACACAAGTTGCGCAGGCAGCGGCGGATACTGTCTTAATTGCTAATCAACTGCCAACCATTATTGATTTTCTTAAGCTTGCCAAGCGCGCGGATCGCAAGCAAATTGAAAACC
Encoded proteins:
- a CDS encoding CopY/TcrY family copper transport repressor, which translates into the protein MIKQTQTMTTSEWEIMRVIWTLGEATSRQIIRVMAQKTDWSPSTIKTLISRLQAKGYLTDNGASRDRLYLPTVAEHEAMTATLQRTIQAMCAMCVGHALADVLATTPLSQDDITRLQAVLQDKYAQAPDHIACDCLPHQEEEKTPHER
- a CDS encoding heavy metal translocating P-type ATPase, with the protein product MHHEHHEMAMTHDHDTSHTMSHDHAAMAHHHMHMSDDPGMAHMDMTDMARRFWWSLALMVPIIIITPLMGMTFPFTLQFPGDTWVTAILATILYIVGTKPFFVGAKAELKAKRPAMMSLVSLSLLVTFWYSIYALVVNTFWPKAHVMDFFWEFATLTVIMLLGHRIEMAATMEAGDATAKLRALLPNTAHVKHGDHFMDMPVSALKPDMVVQVLAGEAFPADGVILSGESQVDESLMTGESRLIDKKPGVSVVGGTINGNGTLLVKVTHVGAQSFIGKLQSTLAASQSAKSRVETIADQVASYLFWVALLIAGLSLMIWTPLHGLGFAINIAVTVLVIACPHALGLAVPLVIQRTKAIAATQGILIKNHKALSSANHLTYVLMDKTGTLTTGQFKVMQVVTDNFDQKEALAIMAALDAQSTHPLAQGIVSYAKQQQAPVLSATDVENMAGYGIAGMVNDKHYLLVSERYLKDHHIHYTPLVADGTISYLLQHDHVVAAVAQGDEIKATAPTFINYLKAQHLIPILVTGDNAQVAQAVADQLGITEIHAQVSPQEKIALVKDYQKQGHVMMIGDGINDAPALAQADLSVAIGAGTQVAQAAADTVLIANQLPTIIDFLKLAKRADRKQIENLWWGAGYNIIALPLAAGALATFGIMLNPMIGAILMSLSTVIVALNAMTLKA